The region GTCTATTATGTGTctccctatcaaatgcttttttaaGGTCTATGACTGTCACATCAACTTTTTCTGTAACATCAGAAAACTCTATTTATGATAAACACAATTTGCTTTTAACAAATTCTTGaatgaaaaacaaagtgctggaggatctcagtgtgtcaggcagcatcagtgaagggaaatggacagatgacatttcatgtttttgctcaagattccagcagctgcacttCTTATGTCTCCATTTAATATATGCTTTCTGGCTTTTCTAAATCAATTCACTTTTGTGCACGTGACTGCTAATGTTGTCTTGATTGtttcaatagtttccctaccaccaTGGTTAAACTAACGTCTGCACACCCTGACATTTTGAAAGGTTAAATGCCAATATAATTTACACCCCAATTCTCTGAGAATTTACCATGCATCCAAAATGAACCTATTGATTTATCCATTTCAATGGCAGCTAGCCTTGCCAGTACCTTCTCTTTAGCACATTCAACTACATCTTTCTTTGCTGAAACTCCAGCAGCATTTTCTTCCCTCGCAAAGTTGCATCTTAGTACATTGGAAGTCTTCCACGCACTATGGCATAGGCACTGTGCCATATCATTCAGCTGCCATTATCTTTTGCTGCCTGCAAGATCCTAATGTTGCAGCACTAACTCCATCAATATGAACTATGAGGAATGAAAATGGATCACTTCTCTGGTTGCAGATACTGTGCATGAAGCTGAGACATCAATCAACATCACACACACcaatcaaaatgtagaaacaaggaactgcagctatgttttacaaaaatacacacaacgtgcaggagtaactcagcagatcaggcaacatttctggagaacatggataggtgacatttcagatttgtAAACTTCTTGAGACGCAGAGATGTTGGCTGAACAGCTGAATTGCtttagcactgtgtctttttaaaaTCATTCTGCCGTCACCAAACACGTTCAACATTTTGTACTAAACTGAAGCGATATATAAACACCACAGATATTTTCATCTGTTCtaccggaaatctgaaataaaaatgtataATGGTGGAAACAGACCAaatcttcaatctgaaatgttgccCATTTCTCTTTCTGCGGGTGCTGCTCAGTGTTAGTGTTTTCAGCAACTTAAGTgtctttttgtttagagatacaacatggaaacaggcccaaactaaccattgatcacccattcacactaattctacgttatcccactttcgcatccactcccttttcacatgagggggaatttgcagaggccaattaatttacacgCATGTCTTTGTGGTGTAGggagaagccggagcacccagaagaaactcacacggtcatagggagaacgtcaaacgccacacagacagcagtcgaGGTAgggatcaaaccagagtctctggtgctgtgaggcagcagctcgaccaactGTGTCACTGTGAACATGTATTTACAGTTTGCGCTTATTCCGCATTTAAGCGTAATGCAAAACGTATCCCAAAAGGAGCGAACTGGAAAGAGACTGGAATCAGACCAACTGGAACGAACagctggacgaactcagcggtctggccggtgtgggcaagttgggccgaatggcctgttttcacactatcactccatgactctaacatctgtggaggcaaaatggATGATGGAGACCCTACATCAACTAGCAGTGAAGTGGAAAGAGAGAGTCAGACAGATAGCTAGTCAATTTAAACGTGATGGGGAGAAACTGAGATTCCAGATGTGGGAATCTTGCGTTCAAAAAACATAttactggaggaaatcagcgggtcaggcagcatctatggaggcagaAGGGAtgatcgagaccctgcatcaacaAGAAgtggagagtcagagagagagcgaGTAGTCCATTTAAACATGGAGAGGGCGATTAACGACCAGTGATTGTGCAGGAGATTGCCCAGGTACACTTTGCCGGGGAAGGAGATTGCCCAGGTACACTTTGCCGGGGCAGGAGATTACCCAGGTACACCTTGCCGGGGCAGTAATGATACACGGTTCTCCTGCGCCACCGGCCCAGTCACCCGGACACCAGTCAAGGGCAAAGCGCCACAACCCAAACGCACCCTTCCTTCACCGCAGGCGGCCCCTTGCAGTCGAGCCACTAAACTTCACCCGCTGCACACACCGGCCATTAAAACCCGTCGCAGACAACCTCCCGACTCCGCGGTCGTTGTTGTTACCTGCTCGCTATTTGGCCTTCTCAACCAGAACAGCGGCGATGGCAGCGGCGGCCGGGCTCCTCCTCCGGCAACGGCGGCCGGGCTCCTCCTCCGGCAACGGCGGCCGGGCTCCTCCTCCGGCAACGGCTCGGCAATTCCCGCCTCTTTCCGGAACGACACTACTCGACGTCGCGGGCAGGAGTCTCGCATATCACCCGTGGAGATTGATTTATTCGCTTTTAATCAGTGATTTCAAATGGAGCTGTCAACAAAGAGACGAATTGAAATGGGCTGAAATAATAATCGGTCGGTAATTCAAAAATGACGTCAAGCTTCGGCAACTTCCGTCAATTACGTAAAACGTAGTCTTTCTCAAAAagttttaatttaaaatgtataataccAAACGTTTTAGACAAATAACCTAGTAAGAAAACCGATATGAAATTATATAGTTGTTAAGCCTGCCTATTTTCTCGTGCCGGCCGGCCGGGTGGGCGGGGCTCGGCAGTTTCCGGCGGCCGTTATAAGGGGCGCGCGCGCCGgcggcggcctcttgctggcggTGCGGTGCGCGCGGAGCGGGTAGGGCATGGGGTTCGGAGACTTGAAGGCCGCGTCCGGCCTACAGATGCTCAACGACTACCTGGCAGATCGCAGCTACATCGAGGGGTGAGGGGCCGAGTGGGGGTGGGACCGCTTCTGAGTGTGCGAAAGAAAGGCGCggtggtagggggtggggggagagcttGAGGAGGTGGCAGCAACGCGGGGTGGAGATGGTGGGAGTTTGGggaagatcataagtaataggagcacaattaggcctttcggcccatcgtcgACTccgtcattcatggctgatcgatctatctccctcctaccgccattctcctgccttctcccaatacataacctctgacacccgtactaatcaagagtctatctctgccttaaatatatccactggggagagggggaaggggaagggagggtctgaggaaggggggtttctggggagggggGCGGTCTAGTGGGtgtctggggagaggggggttctGGAGAGCGGACCTTTTTGAAATCCCTGGGGTTGTCTTCAGAGGTGGGGCTAAAATGCAGTGACAGTGGGCAACACTAATGAAAGTGGAGAGATTTTTCACCTGTTTCCACCTCAATGGTCTAATCTTCCTCCTTTTCGTGCATTAATTAAGACTGTATTTTCTGTATTCTCCTTGAacatattttgtgtctttttttaaaaaggtatgtCCCTTCACAAGCAGACATTGCTGTGTTTGAAGCTCTTGGTGTGCCGCCTTCGTCTACTTTCTACCATGCACTTCGGTGGTACAATCATATTCGCTCATACGAAAGCATAAAGTCCAGGTAGGTTGTCAAGCGGAAATAGAAGCTTGAGTAGAGAGTGCTATAGATCCACCACATAGATGAAGTGATTTATTTCTTCATACAAGCCCCGAATCGTCGACCCTTTGTTTTGGAGATTGTAACCTCCCGATCTAGACATCTCAGTGAAGGAAAATATGATCTCCGCTttcattgcagcaaattgtgtatTGCTCTCATTCCCATATCGGCCATCTACCAAGTTGGATATTCATCTCCTAATCCCAGAATCGATCTGATGAATCTTTATTGCACTGCCTCGAATGCAAGTACACTAAAACTGATAATCTGGCACTTGGGTTCCTGACTGGCAAATTTTCTAGATTCTGGGTATTCAAAATTCTCCCACTTttatttccctttttttaaaCCTTAAACTGGGATATTAATTGTGAACCTTGAAATTAATGGAAATATAATCTCCCAGTAGGTTTAAAAAGAGAGTGGTGGGGCAGAGAACTGCAAGTTTCAGCTTGTCAAAACTGAAATCTGGTATTTGGGAAGCTTGTGAAACAAACACATCTGGTATCTCCATATCCATTTCATTCAAAATATTGACACGTTGGTAATCCGGTCCGAATAAATTTTTTTAAACAGTTCCGTTACACATTTTCTGTATGCTTCACTACTTTGTGAGCCTTTTGTGGCTTCCATGtcgtagtcatacagtgtggggcCTTTAGGCCCAACTCGTCTTTGGCGATCAAGATGCGAGTCCCATTtcccatgcttggcccatatccctcttaacctttctttGATGTTCCTGTTCCAGTATTgtttaaatgctgctatagtacctgcctaaactcctcctctggcagctcgttctgtgtaCCCACTACCCTCCGAGAGCAAAAGATGAAGGCTTCTTTacacctatctacctgtgatgccactaacATAGAACAAAGTAAATACAATATTTGTTAATCTCTCATCCATTTCCTCCAaactcccgcccccccccacctcgTCCGTCCGTATAATTTTACCTGTAAACCTATTTACTTTGGCTTTTTTCATTTTTTACGCATATATGGAAGCGTTTTCACTATTTGTATTTGTTGGAAGATTACTGTTGTATTCTACCTTCCCTTGTCATTTGAAATGTACCCAATCCTCGGGGTTTTCTATGCTTTGCAGCATACATATGTTTTTAAATTTCAGTCATAGTTGGATTACTTTCCCTGTTGGATTTCTGTTTATTAAAGGGATGCATGGTTGTAATATATATTCATATGGCAATCACTAAATTTCAATGTatttcaaatgtgaataaattGAAAATTGAGACAAGATTACACGAAAACCATATCACTGCTGAAATTTTAGGATAATAGTTACTGAATTCAGTATTTTTCTTATTCTTGGGAGGATAATTCAACAATTCATTGTTATAGACACAAAGCATGCTTTAATTTCTGTTCTAGCAGTTCATGCATTCCTGACCGTTAACTTCTAATAGCCTTCCAGGTGTTAAACAGCCTCTTGGTAAATATGGTCCACAAAATGTAGCAGATACAACCTCCGCGAAAGCAACAGCAGACAATGACGACGAAGATGATATTGATCTCTTTGGCTCTGATGGAGAAGAGGTGAGTTCTTTGCAAATCTTTTACCTGAGGTGACAGCATACTcctcaccctggtcatcagcttggAAATCTGGCACAAGGGCCCTTGGGAATTTTTTTATGCATGACATTATGAACATTCTAGAAGGCCTCTCTTTTttcctattttttaaaaatagtgtTATTTCCAAAGTGTCCAGGGTCAATTCAAGTTAGTTTTATGCGTAATCTAAGCATCAAGCGTTTACTCTATTGTGTAAGTGTGTCAAATTAGTGACTTCAAAACATACACATCTTTAGAATTACATTTGTTAGTTTAATGGAGGCCACATCGAGAGCACCAAATGTAATAGACAAatgcgttgggggggggggggggggttgtgggttaggtgggaagggattagTGAACCATGGAGTTGCAGAGTGGTCTctggagagaggtggggatggaaaAACGTGACTAGCGACgagatcatgttgaaggtggcaAATATCGGAGattggtgctcctgatgtggccttcTTTGCATCGgctagaccaaatgtagactaggTAATAATTTTGCTGAACACGTGCTCTGTCTGCCAAGGTTTGCCGGAGCTCTTGcttaccattttaactcccacaGTGCCATACTAACCTTTATGTGCTGGGCCTCCGccatgccagagtgaggccacatataAACAGATTGTGACCTTTGAACTGAGTCACTTAGAGGCTGAAGCTGGTTGTTATAAAGTCTCTACTCGTCAAGAGCAACACATTCTTTTGGAGACCCTCGCGGTAGAATCTTCCAAACTCAAAATGTACACCTAGTTTTTATACTCTTAAGATCGAAGGTAACAACAGGAGATTCAATACAATTCAATAATTACAATTATTTACTTCAATATTTTGAATCTGACAAAAGGTTTAATTGAATTACCCAATTACAATGTTGCTTTGAATGTTCCAACACCTTTGCTGGTTGAAATTAATTAGTATGGATAGTATAAAAGTTTCTGAGGATGGTGAATACAGCCATGTGAAATTAGCTGACTCTCTTGCGTTACGTAACTACCCCATTGTAAATGGTTAGACAAATATGCCTAAGACCATGTTTGATGTGCCATGTGACAAATGTGGTCTGGAAGCTTTCTTCATCTCAAAATGGTGCAAAATAACTTGGGGAGAAATTTTTTGAATTGAtataggccaattaacatactccATATGCAATTGGCTGATGCATATACAAACGTGCAGCTTGTCTGCAATATACATTAGAACAGATATTCAAAAGACTGGTTCTTGGTTTGAAATAACGGCTGCTACCTCTGGTTGATATTATAATCCCATGTATGTCTCCCTCAGGCTGTAAAGGAGTGATATGTAAGGCAGCAAAAATGCCTTTCGCTCAAAATCCCCTCCCAAATACTAGGCCAGGAGATAGACCCATATCAAAACTATTTTAGCATCCCTAATGATTCCAGTTGGTAACTTGCAACCCAACGATATGAAGTGGATtttccaatttaaaataataacccccactccctctctttcccctatcCTCCCACCCCAGTTACCCTGCTCCTTTTACTTCTCATGCTCATTTCCCACCTCTGAGTCCCCTCATTCCTTTTATCATCTgtttccttccacctatatccctccatctggctttacatttcacttctactcttctctccttatctgataccctttAACTTCTTTTCACCGCCAGTATTTGTCACTTCCTCCACACATCTGTCAATCAACCCCACCACATATTGCttgccaggatagacacaaaatgctggagtaattcagtgggccaagcagcatattggagaaaaagaataggtggcttttcgggtcggaacctttcttcagactgaagaatctgtCCGCCAGGGTTTGCTGGAACGctagttgctaactattttaactcccattgTCACACTGACTTTTATGTGCTGTGTCtctcccattgtcagagtgaggccacgcgtaAACTGATTGTGATCTTGCAGATTCTTCAGTGtgtgaagaagggctctgacccgaaactgcacctatttttctccagagatgctgcctgatctgctaggttaccctagcattttgtgactctttggtttaaaccagcatctgcagtctcttcctgTACATTTGATCGCTTGCCAGGCTTTACCATCCATCTTTACCACCTTttttttccctcccaccccatagcctgaagaaggttcctaacccgaaacgtcacttgtccattccctccatagatgctgactgacctgctgagttcctccagtactttggtttttgctcaggattttcagaatctgccatttcttgtgtctccaacttcTCCCTCTTTGTCAACAAATTGAGGAGgtggtcattgacttcaggaggcagggtggagtTCATGCCCCACTTTGTGTGAAATGCTGCTGAAATAGTTGAGAGTTTCCAACAATTTATTTGTGATACAACAGCCTCCACCTGCTCAGGCAGCACCaaagaaagcatcctatcaggataCACACAGATTAGTACGGCAATTGGTCTGTTTAAGACTAAATTATTGTAAGTgaattgtgaacacagcccagtccattacacaaaccaGATTCCCCCAAGCCACCTACTATGAACTCCATATGTACATCACGCTGCCTcttgaaagcaaccaacataatcataaACCAGTCATTCTCTCCACTCCCCAGTcaggcagaagcttgaaagcatatcccactagattcaagaacagcttaatTCTAGTTATTATTTGACTCTTGAATGGACTTCCCTTACAGAACAGCTGAATTTCTGATCTTTCAATACCTTGTTGTGGCCCTTACACTTCTTATCTGCACTTTCCCTGGAGCGGTAacactatgtttagtttagagatacggtgttaaattgggctcttcggtccaccgagaaTGCAAACATACGATTTTCTGTACACTATTTCTATTCCACACAAtaaggacagtttacagaagccaattaacctacaaagctgcacatctttggactgtgggatgaaaccagtgcGCCTGGAGAAAAtctcacatggtcatagggagaatgtacaaacagcacccagaaTCGAACattggtttctggtgctgtaaggcagtcgcTCTACCGTTGTGCCTCCTTGCCACCCATTTCTCTTCTGCACACTTTTTTCTCTTTTGTACAACCTGATGTACacgtgtatggtatgatttgcctgggcaGCATGCAACAATGGCTTTTTTAAATCATAACTTTGTAAACATGACAATATTCCCAATGTTAATGACTGGTTTTCATGATGATTCCATTCACCATCTTTCGGCTGAATTCATGATTACACTGTATACAATCTGATGAAACCAGTCCAATATTTGTATATTGAACTTTCCTTTATGATTGTAAAGAACTGCTCACACCTGTCTCTTACAGGAAAGTGCTGAAGCTCAGAAGGTCAGGGAAGAACGCCTCGCTCAATATGAAGCTAAAAAGACGAAAAGTATGTATTGTCAAGTGGTCATATGATCTGACGTCGGTTCTTTTGTGCGCCAAAAGACGATTAGCTTTTATAGTATCGATGTCCTATGACAGTCCTAGAAAGGTGCATGCTGCAATTATGAAAGTAATGTAGAAGATCTTTGTTTCCTGCACTTGAGAATGAGTTGGGTGTTGGGCCTTTTTCTCAACCTTAGGTTGCACCACCAAGGTTTTACAGCAGTAAAGCTATTTAAACGGTTGATACAGTGTATATTAGAACAATTTTGTTAATTATTATGCAAATTGATATGAAGAACCCTGGATCCCTCTGGGACTATGTGGTGCACCAAAAATGAACTATAACTATGTGAAGCGGATTCAAATCATTAGTGGTATTCTGGAAAAGCCGAGTGTTTGATTTTAATGATGATTTAAATTTACCATCTTTCGTCTGAATTGATGATGTTAATTAAATCTGATGAAATCAGAATAAAAAATTTCTCTTGGTTGGATATGTTAGCATTTTTTAAGAAGCAGAACTGTAAACATTTGTTGATATTGGTAGTATGACCTCATATAAATTAATGTGTTTTTTGCAGTACAAAACTTTCCAATCCAAAGATATTTTAGATTCTGCATGGAAGTCAATTTTAAATGGGGGAGCGGGGACTTATGTAATAGGAGAAATGCACTGCATGGATTCCTGTACAGAGAAGCAAAGTAAGTACATGAAAGAGAATGGGGTAGCAAAATATGCAGTTGGGTGGGAGGATGCTCATGGAAGACAAATATGGACCAGTTAGGCAAATTGCCTGTGCTTTGTTTTGATCCATTTAGTGTTCCTCTGAATGTAATTGAAACTGATTCTTCCAATAAATAACCACATTGAATTTGTGTTTGTCTGCAGAACCAGCACTGATTGCTAAATCAACTATTTTATTGGATGTAAAACCATGGGATGATGAAACTGACATGTCAAAACTGGAAGAATGTGTACGTTCTGTCGTGATCGATGGCTTAGTTTGGGGTTCCTGTGAGTATAATTTAAttctcacttggaccatctccgacatctccctaccgtttcccttccttggaccatctccgacatcaattacaaacccactgactcctatAGCTATctaaactacacttcttcccaccctggttCGTGTTAAGACTCTGTCCCCTAGTCCCAATTccaccatctacgccgcatctgcccccagggtgaggttttccataccaggtcatcggagatgtcctcattctttaggaaacgggggttcccctcttccattatagatgtgtCTCTCACTTGGGCCTCCTCAATattccacagctctgctcttgcacccccccccattcgtaacaatgaCAGAgtcccccccttgtcctcaccttccaccccatctgtCGTTGCAtatagcatataatcctccaatattttcgccacctccaacgggatcccactactggccacatctttccatctccacccctttctactttccgcagagaccattccctctgtaactccctggtcgactcgtcccttcccacccaaaccaccaactccccaggtactttccccatcaACCACGGGAgaagcaacatctgtccctttacctccctgctcgactccatccaaggaccccgacagtctttccaggtgagtcagaggttcacttgcacctccaacctcatctactgtatccgctgttccaggtgtctactcctgtacatcggcagaccaagtgcaggctcggcgatcgtttcgttgaacacctccgctaagTCCGCTTTAACctactgatctcccggttgctcagcactttaactccccctcccattcccaatctgacctttttgtcctggccctccattgtcagaatgagacccagcgcaaattggaggaacagcacctcgtatttcgcttgggtagcttacaccccagcagtatgaacattgacttctctaacttcaaatagcccttgttttccttctctccatcccctcccccttcccagttctcccaccagtcttactgcccctgactacattctatctctgtcccgcccattcccctgacatcagtctgaagaagggtctcgacccgaaacgtcacccattccttctctccggagatgctgcctgtcctgctgagttacttcaacattttgtgtctaacttcgatttaaaccagcatctgcagttctttcctgcacagtatAATTTAATTTGATGGTGATGGCAATGGGTAGAAGTAATTTTGAGTTTTAACTTGGACTGTACTGCTGTTTGCAGATTACTAAAACTTCGGCTTCAGAGAAgatccattcattgttcttttctATTTTTGTCTTTCACCTGGCTGTTTAATCCACATTAAGAATATTGGGTTATACCAGCATGCCATAAAGGTCTGTCTTTGAAGATTGCATCTGTTTGTAtaagaagtgtaggaaagaactgcagatgctggtttgaattgaagaaagacacaaaatgtaactgggacaggcagcatctctggagagaaggaatgggtgacatttagtgtcaagacccttctcagactgcaTAAGAAAATGTTTTTTATACCATCAATGCCAGATCTTCTAAAATATGTTATAGTTTAAGGCAGGGACATTGACCATGTTTGGATACAATTAACGCATCATTGCATTATCATTATTTTGATGTTGTGCATTATTGGCAGTTCCATGTCTTTTGTCTTAACATACAAAGAATGAAATTTCAAGACATGATTGCTGCAATAACTTGGCAGAGGATACTCCAtatggaagaagggtcctgactcaaaatgtcacattcatgttctccaaagaagcgacctgacccgcttagttactccaacactgtctttTCCATtagccagcatttgtagttccttttgTACATAAAACCTCAATAATGTGATCCTGGAAGGTTGGGTGTAAACTGGAACTATGACTACCTTTTCATTGTTTATTTTGAATTGTAAAGTAGAAATTCCTTGTTGCTTCTGACAGGAAATGTTTTGTAGAGGAATTTAGTTAATGAAAAGACAGTTAGCAGTTTTGGGGTGAGGGGAAGCTGGGTGGCAGGCTAGCTTTCAATAGTCCTCAGTTATTCAGGATTTAAATGTCTTGCATTGTTGCCTTATAGTTCACTGCTAAGGATCCTTTACCTTTCTGATAATAAAATAGGCTACAGAAGAATATCCAGGTCTATATGCTTCTTTAGCATCTCTTCTGTAGTTCTGATTTAACTGGAATGTTGAATTTTTATATTGCTTAAATCTATTTCATTACAGCCAAACTAGTTCCAGTGGGTTACGGCATCAGGAAACTGCAGATCCAATGTGTGGTGCAAGATGACAAGGTATGGATGTGGTTTTGGTCACTGGGTAGTGAGCAGTTTTCAGCTGGGCTATAAATATTGTTAACTGGTAAATGTGATACTTGAAAATCTACGCTAAATGATTGCATGTGCCTGTATGCTTATTTGTTAAATTAGCTTTCTTGCCCATTACATACTGAATTGTTAACAAATTAGTaaacatgttaaactaatcttgcTGGAAATATTGAACAGTTGAttgatttggatgggcacttggcaAAGACACTTCTAGTTTTTTTGATCAGCTGAATTTAGTCCTCATCAGGTGGATCCTTCCTTCTACTGCACTTTCTCGGTAGCTGATATAACTCAGAGGAACGTGTGCTCAGCACATAAGTCAATAAAAATGAATCTCGATGAAATTACTAGTTTTAGTTCTAGTACTAGTATATACATTTATTCCAGATATGATGAATTGGCATATGTATATGGTAGTGAACAAATGGCAACATTGTAGGAAGAAcctgagcctggtggttgttACCTCTTGTCGTACTCgtgttgtgttcaattttggcaaTCATACAGAATTGGAAGTACTCTTATTTAAAAAGTGTAAAATGAATCTGCTTGAATCAACATCAAGCCAGTTGGTGAAGGTGGTCAACAAATGTGTTAATTGTATGTTAAATTCAGAATTTGACTGAGATTGTAACGATTGATTTCCCACAATATTTCATGGAATAATGCACTTTTTCCAATTGCATTAACAACTATTCTTTGCTCGTGTTCTGTGTTCCAAAATGCCTTTACAAG is a window of Rhinoraja longicauda isolate Sanriku21f chromosome 8, sRhiLon1.1, whole genome shotgun sequence DNA encoding:
- the eef1b2 gene encoding elongation factor 1-beta; its protein translation is MGFGDLKAASGLQMLNDYLADRSYIEGYVPSQADIAVFEALGVPPSSTFYHALRWYNHIRSYESIKSSLPGVKQPLGKYGPQNVADTTSAKATADNDDEDDIDLFGSDGEEESAEAQKVREERLAQYEAKKTKKPALIAKSTILLDVKPWDDETDMSKLEECVRSVVIDGLVWGSSKLVPVGYGIRKLQIQCVVQDDKVGTDILEESITAFEDFVQSVDVAAFNKV